The DNA region ATGCCACGTACTCGCCGAAACCGCGCATGTGCGACAGCTTGGTGATGGCGGCAGTCAGCGTGGTCTTGCCGTGGTCGATGTGACCGATGGTGCCGATGTTGACGTGCGGCTTATTGCGCTCGAATTTGGCCTTACCCATGGCGTCCCTCTATTTCTTCTTAATGATTTCTTCGGCCAGGCTCGCGGGAACCTGCTCGTAATGGTCAAACTGCATGGTAAAGGTGGCGCGGCCCTGGGTGCGCGAGCGCAGGTCCGTGGCGTAGCCAAACATATTGGACAAGGGCACGTGGCACTTGATGACCTGGGAACCGGCCCTGGCCTCCAAGTTGGACACGCGGCCACGACGACCGTTCAAGTCGCCCATGACGTCGCCCAAGTATTCCTCGGGGGTGACGACTTCGACGTCCATGATGGGTTCGAGCAGCACCGGAGAGGCTTTGCGGCACGCTTCCTTGAAAGCCTGGGAACCGCAGATGTAGAAGGCCTGCTCGGAGGAGTCGACCTCGTGGTAGGAGCCGAAGGTCAGGTCGACCTTCACGTCCACCACGGGGAAGCCGGCCAGCACGCCGGTTTTCAGAGCATTCTGGATGCCCTTGTCTACCGCGGGGATGTATTCCTTGGGAATAACGCCACCCACGATGGAGTTGACGAACTCGTATCCGCCGTCGTCCTTGGGAGCGACCTCGATGACCACATGCGCGTACTGGCCGCGGCCGCCGGTCTGCTTGACGTAGCGGTTTTCGTGCTTGACGGGCTTGGTGATGGTCTCGCGGTAGGCAACCTGGGGAGCGCCGACGTTGGCGTTCACGTTGAACTCGCGCATGAGGCGGTCGACGATGATTTCCAGGTGCAGCTCGCCCATGCCGGCGATGAGGGTCTGGTTGGTCTCCTCATCGGTCTTGACGCGGAACGAAGGGTCTTCCTTGGCAAGCTTGACCAGAGCCTGGGACAAGACGTCGCGGTCGGCCTTGGTTTTGGGCTCGATGGCCACCTCGATGACCGGCTCGGGGATGTTGAGCGATTCGAGCACAACAGGGCGCTTCTCCTCGCACAAGGTCTCGCCGGTGGAGGTGAGCTTCAGGCCCACAGCGGCAACGATGTCGCCAGCCAGCGCTTCCTTGATGTCCTCACGCTTGTTGGCGTGCATCTTGAGCAGGCGCCCGATGCGTTCCTTCTTGCCAGTGGCGGCGTTCAAAACCGTCATGCCGGACTCGATCTTGCCGGAATACAGGCGCAGGAAGGTGAGGTGGCCGATGAACGGGTCGCTCATGAGCTTGAAGGCCAGCGCGGCCAGAGGCTTGGTAGCGTCGCAGGGGCACTCGATCTGCTCGTCTTCATTGTCGGGATTCATGCCCACGATGGCAGGCACGTCCTGGGGAGAAGGCAGAAAATCGACCACAGCGTCAAGCAGGGGCTGCACGCCCTTGTTCTTGAAGGCCGAGCCGCACAGCACAGGAACGAAGGACAGGTTGATGACCGCCTTGCGGATACCCGCGCGCAGTTCATCAGGAGAGAGTTCCTCGCCAGCCAGGTACTTCTCCATAAGGGCTTCGTCTTCTTCAGCAATGGCCTCGAGCATCTCAAGGCGCAGAGTGTCGTAGATGTCCTTAAGTTCGGCGGGAACGTCGACCTCGTTATATTCCTTGCCCTTGGAAAGGTCGTCGAAGATGAAAGCCTTGCCCGTGATCAGGTCGACCACGCCCTTGAACTCATCTTCGGCTCCGATGGGAATCTGCAAAGGCACGGCTTTGGCGCCAAGGCGGCCACGAACCATGTCCACACAGCGGAAGAAGTCGGCACCCACGCGGTCCATCTTGTTGACGAAGCACATGCGCGGGACCCGGTAGCGCTCGGCCTGGCGCCAAACGGTTTCGGTCTGGGGCTCGACGCCGGCAACGGCATCGAACACGGCCACGGCGCCGTCAAGCACGCGCAGGGAGCGTTCCACCTCAATGGTGAAGTCGACGTGGCCGGGGGTGTCGATAATGTTGATGCGGTGATCACGCCAGTAGCAGGTGGTGGCGGCGGAGGTAATGGTGATGCCGCGCTCCTGCTCCTGAACCATCCAGTCCATGGTGGCCTGGCCGTCATGAACTTCGCCGATCTTATGCGAGACGCCGGTATAGAAAAGAATGCGCTCGGTGGTAGTGGTCTTGCCGGCGTCAATATGGGCCATGATGCCGATATTGCGCTGGCGCTCGATGGGAACTGGCTTAGACACGTCTGACTTCCTCTCTCCTACCACCGGTAATGGGCGAAGGCCTTGTTGGCGTCGGCCATGCGGTGGGTGTCTTCACGCTTTTTCACCGCGCCGCCGCGATTGTTGAACGCATCAAGCAGCTCGCCGGAGAGCTTGGCAATCATGCCCTTCTCGCCGCGAGAGCGCGCGTTGTTGATGAGCCAGCGGATAGCCAGGGTGGTCTGACGCTCGGGGCGCACTTCCATGGGCACCTGGTAAGTGGCGCCGCCCACGCGGCGGGGCTTCACTTCCATGTGCGGCTTCACATTGGCGATGGCTCTTTCAAAGGCCTTCAGGGCCTCTTCCTGAGACTTCTCGGCCAGCACATCCACGGCCTTGTAGAACACGCCTTCTGCAGTGGACTTCTTGCCGTCGAGCATAAGGCGATTGATGAACTTCTTCACCAGCACGCTGCTGAACACCGGATCCGGCAGGATCGAGCGCTTGGGGATGGGACCTTTGCGGGGCATGGGTCTAACCTCTTACTAAAAAACCTATTTGGGGCGCTTGGCGCCGTACTTGGAGCGGCTCTGACGACGATCCGCTACGCCAGCAGTGTCCAGTGTGCCACGAACGATGTGGTAGCGCACGCCGGGAAGGTCCTTGACGCGGCCGCCGCGGATCATGACCACGGAGTGTTCCTGCAGGTTGTGACCTTCGCCGGGGATATAGCTGGTAACCTCGATGCCGTTGGTCAGGCGCACGCGGGCAACCTTACGCAAGGCCGAGTTCGGCTTCTTGGGGGTAGTGGTGTACACACGGGTGCACACGCCGCGGCGCTGCGGGCAGGCTTGCAGAGCCGGGGTCTTCTTGCGCTTGGTCTGTTTGGCCCGCTCTTTGCGTATGAGCTGGTTAATCGTGGGCATGCTTCGCTCCATTCACGTTTAAATTGGCAAGGGCGCACGAAGTAGACAAAAAACCCGGTCTTGTAAAGCAAGTTCCGGGAAGAGAACGACAACACTGGACCGCGCGGAGAGACCTGCCCTCCCGTTCGGCCGCTGGTTGCGAATGCCGTGCGACTCGCTGAAAGCGCGTCTAAATAGCAAGGCGCACGACACTTGGCAAGATGTTTTTATAAAAATCCTTGACGAGAGGGGGTTCCTCTTTCTCCATCCAGGCAGATTTCTGACTAAAATTTTCCGAATTTTCCTGAAAGCACCTACTCCCCGGAGCGAGTAAACAAAAATGCCGCCTTCAGTGTAAAACCCTCTACCCTGCCCTGATGGAGGGTCCGGCAATCCCATTCAGAGCCGAAACATTCCTTTGCGTAGTTGGCCAACAGGAACGTGCCGTCCTGTATATGACCTTCGTAGTGTTTTAAAAGATTACGACTCAAGGCCGGCAGCTCCCGCAAGGGATATTCCGGGCGCAGGGTGACGACCACCTCCTTGCGGGCATACCGCTTGGCCGAATCAAGAACAGCGTCCAGGCGTCCCTTGGCGATAACACCCCGACCTATGAAATCGATGACCAGGACCATGTCCGCCTGCCTGGCTGGAGACTCGCGCAGAAAATCCGCCACCTCAAAGCTCGTGTTGTCCAAACAGTGAAGCGCGGCCAGCATCCTTGCACCCTCAACAGCGCCAGGATCGCTGTCCAGCCCAAGCACGCGGACCGCTCCGCGCCGTGCGGCCATGAAGGAATACAACCCCAGGTTGCACCCCAGGTCCACCACGGTCTTATTCGAAAAGTCCACTCCAGAGGCATAGTCAGCCAGGGCTTCGGGCGAAGGCCCTGATCCCTTGGCAAGCAAGGTCCCGTCAGGACCAAACACCGGGCGCCAGACCCTGGCGCCACCCATGGCGGCCAGGTGGGAGGTCAGCCTTGCCGTGAGGGCCATTCTCTCCGTCGAGTCCATATCTGTCCTTTCCTCTACCGTCTGGCTGTGGGCAAACAAAAAGGAGGCCCGAAGGCCTCCTTTGTATTCGTCATGGCCCTTACTGGTCCATGTACACCGGGTTGTCCTCGATGTCCTCGAGGAACTTGTCGGGACGCTCGGGCTGGTCGGGCACGTCGATGTCCGCCTCCATGTAGCGGCGGTATCCGGTGCCGGCCGGGATGAGGCGCCCCACAATGACGTTCTCCTTGAGTCCGCGCAGGTGGTCTTCCTTACCCATGAGGGAGGCTTCGGTGAGCACCTTGGTGGTCTCCTGGAAGGAGGCCGCGGAGATGAAGGAGTCCGTGGTGAGGCTGGCCTGGGTGATGCCCAGAACCAGGGGTTCTGCCACGGCGGGCTTTAGGCCCTCGCGGATCACCCTGGCGTTCTCTTCCATGAACTTGGCCTTGTCCGCCTGCTCTCCGATGAGGAAGTTGGTGTCGCCCGAATCGGTGATGGCCACCTTCTTGAGCATCTGGCGGACGATTATCTCTATGTGCTTGTCGTTGATGTTAACGCCCTGGAAGCGGTACACGTCCTGGATTTCCTCCACGAGGTAGCGGGCCAGGACCTTCTCGCCCTTGATCTTCAGGATGTCGTGCAACTCCGGGTTGCCCTCGGTGAGGGATTCGCCCGCCTCCACGAAGTCGCCTTCCTGGGAGGTGATGTGCTTGCCGCGCGGCACCAGGTATTCCTTGGCGTCGCCCGTCTCCGGAGTGACGATGACCTTGCGCTTGCCCTTGGTCTCGGGACCAAACGACACAATGCCGTCGATTTCGGAAACCACGGCCAGGTCCTTGGGCTTGCGCACCTCGAAGAGCTCGGCCACGCGGGGAAGACCGCCCACGATGTCCTTGGTCTTGGAGGATTCGCGGGGCTTACGGGCCAGTATGTCGCCGGCCTTCACTTCCTCGCCGTCGCGGATCATGATGATGGCGCCCACAGGCAGCTGGAAGATGGCCGCGCTGTTGGTGCCGGGGCGGATCTTTGCTTTGCCGTCCTCACCCACCACGGTGATGGTGGGGCGGTACGGGGTGGTACGGTATTCGATGATGGTCTGGGTGGCGCGCTTGGTCGTGTCGTCCACCTTTTCCTGATAGGTCTTTCCTTCAAGGATGTCCGTGAACTTCACGACACCCTCGACGTCGGTGACGAAGGGTTCGTTGAAGGGGTCCCATTCGGCCAGGATCTGATCCTTCTTGACCAGCTGGCCATCGGTCACGGCCAAGCGGGCGCCCGAAGGCAGGGAGTATTTCTCGCGCTCGCGGCCCTGCTCGTCCACGATGGACACCTGCCCGGACTTGCCGAGCACGATGGAGACGCCCTCCTGGTTCTTCACCAGCTTGATGCGGTGCAGCACAACCCGGCCGACGTGCTGGGCCGGAATAGAGGACTTCTCGATTTCACGGGCAGCCGTTCCGCCGATGTGGAAGGTGCGCATGGTGAGCTGGGTTCCAGGCTCGCCGATGGACTGGGCCGCGATGATACCCACGGTCTCGCCCACGTTGACCAGGTGACCCCGGGCCAGGTCGCGGCCGTAGCACATGGCGCAGACGCCGTGCCCGGACTGGCAGGTGAGCGTGGAGCGGATGATCAGGTTGGGCAGCCCCAATTCCTCGATCTTCAGAGCCCAGCTCTCGTCGATGATGGTGTTGGCCGGGATGAGCACCTCGTAGGTGTCCGGGTCGAACACGTCGAACATGTTCGTGCGGCCCAGGGCCCGTTCGGCCAGGCGCTGCTTGATCTCGCCGGACTTCTCGAAGTGCTTGATTTCGAGGCCGTCCACCGTGCCGCAGTCGATCTCGGTGATGATCACGTCCTGGACCACGTCGACCAGGCGGCGGGTAAGGTAACCGGAGTTGGCCGTCTTCAAGGCCGTATCCGCCAAGCCCTTACGTGCGCCGTGGGTGGAGTTGAAGTACTGCGCCACCGAGAGGCCTTCACGGAAGTTCGAGGTGATGGGCGTCTCGATGATTTCGCCGGACGGCTTGGCCATGAGGCCGCGCATGCCGGAGAGCTGGCGCATCTGGTCCGGGTTACCGCGCGAACCGGAGTGGGTCATCATGAAGATGGCGTTGAAGGAGGTGTTGCGTTCCTTCTTGCCTGTCTTCTCGTCGACCAGATAGTCGGTGGAGATCTCGCGCATCATCTCCGAGGCAACGTCGTTGGTGGCCTTGGTCCACACGTCCACGACCTTGTTGTACTTTTCCGTACGGGTGATGATACCCTCGGCGTACTGCACCTCGATCTCCTCGACCTCGGCCGTGGACTTGGCGAGGATGGAGGCCTTGGTGGTCGGTATGGTCAGGTCCTTCACGCCGATGGAGACACCGGCGCGGGTGGCGTATTCGAAGCCCAGGTCCTTCAGATGGTCGCACAGAAGGACCGTGGCCTTGGTGCCGGAGAGGCGGTAGACCTCGCTCACCAGACGCCCGATGGACTTCTTGTTGAGCACGCAGTTCACCAGTTCGTAGGGAGCGCCCTCGGGAAGAAGCTCGCCCACCATGATGCGGCCGGGGCTGGTGTCCACCAGCTTGCCGTCCATGCGCACCTTCACCCGGGCATGCAGATGCACGACTCCGGCGTGGTGGGCGGTGATGCACTCCATGGGGTTGGCGAAGATTTTGCCTTCGCCCTTCTGGAAGCTCCTTTCCACGGTCAAATAGTACAGCCCGAGCACGATGTCCTGGGAGGGCACGATGATGGGGTTGCCGTTGGCCGGGGAGAGAATGTTGTTGGTGCTCATCATGAGCACGCGGCATTCGATCTGGGCTTCCACGGAGAGCGGAACGTGCACGGCCATCTGGTCGCCGTCGAAGTCCGCGTTGTAGGCGGCGCACACCAGCGGATGCAGCTGGATGGCCTTGCCTTCAACCAACTGGGGCTCGAAGGACTGGATGCCCAGGCGGTGCAGCGTGGGAGCGCGGTTGAGCATGATGGGGTACTCGCGCACCACATCTTCCAGTATATCCCAGACCACCAGTTCTTCGCGTTCCACCATCTTCTTGGCGGTCTTGATGGTGGTGGCCAGTCCCCTCTCCTCCAGCTTGGCGTAGATGAAGGGCTTGAAGAGCTCCAAAGCCATCTTTTTTGGCAGGCCGCACTGGTGGAGCTTGAGCCGGGGTCCGACCACGATGACGGAACGGCCCGAGTAGTCCACGCGCTTGCCCAAAAGGTTCTGGCGGAAGCGGCCCTGCTTGCCCTTGATCATGTCCGAAAGGGACTTCAAGGGGCGGCCGTTGGTGCCGGTGATGGCCCGGCCGCGACGGCCGTTGTCGAACAGGGCGTCAACGGCCTCCTGGAGCATGCGCTTTTCGTTGCGGATGATGATGTCCGGGGCGCCCAGCTCAAGAAGCCGCTTCAGGCGGTTGTTGCGGTTGATCACCCTGCGGTACAGGTCGTTCAAGTCCGAAGTAGCGAAACGGCCGCCGTCCAGGGGGACCAGGGGGCGAAGCTCGGGCGGGATGACCGGAACCACTTCCATCACCATCCACTCAGGCTTGTTGCCGCTCTCCAGGAACGCCTCGACGATCTTCAGGCGCTTGATGATCTTCTTCTTCTTGGTCTGGGACCTGGTGGTCAGCGATTCCTCGCGCAGCTCAGCCCTCAGCTTGGGCAGGTTGAGCTCCTCAAGGAAGGCGCGGACGGACTCGGCGCCCATGCCGACGGTCACGGCGTCTTCGCCGTAATGGTCGATGATCTGCAGGTACTGGTCTTCGCTTATCACCTGCAGCCTGGTCAGGTTCGTCTCCTTGGGGTCGATGACCACATAGGAGTCGAAGTAGAGAACCTTCTCCAGATCCACCATGGTCATGTCCAGCAGGGTGCCGATCTTGGAGGGCAGGGTCTTCAGGAACCAGATGTGGGCCACAGGGGCGGCCAGCTCGATATGGCCCATGCGCTCGCGGCGGACCTTGGAGGCGATGACCTCCACGCCGCACTTCTCGCACACGATGCCGCGGTGCTTCATGCGCTTGTATTTGCCGCAGTTGCACTCGTAGTCCTTCACGGGGCCGAAGATCTTGGCGCAAAAAAGGCCGTCGCGCTCCGGCTTGAAGGTCCGGTAGTTTATGGTTTCAGGCTTCTTGACCTCGCCGAAGCTCCATTCACGGATCTTCTCGGGCGAAGCTATGGATATCTTGATGGCCTTCAGCGTGCGGCTGGAAAGCTGCGTGGCCGCCGTGCCTCTCAAGCTGAACAGGTCGTCCAAGGACATTGTTACCCTCGCTCAGGTTGTGGGTCGTCCCGTCTAGTCAATATCGAAACGGTTAGCGCCGGGTGGTGGCTTTAACCTTTTTCTCTTCCTGCAAGAGATCCACGTCCAGGCCCAGGCTCATGAGCTCCTTGACCAGAACGTTGAAGGATTCGGGCAAACCCGCTTCCAGGAAGTTGTCGCCTTTCACGATCTTCTCGTACATCTTCACGCGGCCGCCCACATCGTCGGACTTGACGGTGAGGAATTCCTGCAGAAGGTACGAGGCGCCATAGGCCTCAAGGGCCCAGACTTCCATCTCACCCAGACGCTGGCCGCCGAACTGGGCCTTGCCGCCCAGGGGCTGCTGCGTCACCAGCGAGTATGGGCCCGTGGAACGGGCGTGTATCTTTTCATCCACCAGGTGGTGGAGTTTCAACATGTACATGATGCCCACGGTGACGGTGCGCTGGAAGCGCTCGCCGGTGCGGCCGTCATACAGAACGGCCTTGCCGTCCTCGGGCAGGCCGGCTTTCTTCAGCCAGCCCCAGATTTCCTCTTCTGAAGCGCCGTCGAAGACCGGGGTCTTGCACACAATGCCCTGGCGCAGCTTCTTGACCTCGGTGACGAACTCGTCGTCGTCCATCTCGTCCACCAGCTTGTCGGTGAGCGGGGACTCGAAGGTTTTCTTCACCTGGTCGCGCAGCTCCTTCAAATGCAGGCCCTGATCAACCATGGCGCACAGGGACGTGCCGAGCTCCTTGGCTGCCCACCCAAGGTGGGTCTCCATGATCTGGCCTATGTTCATGCGCGAAGGCACGCCCAGGGGGTTCAAGACGATGTCCATGGGGGTGCCGTCTTCGAAGAAGGGCATGTCCTCAGCGGGCAGAATGCAGCTGACGACGCCCTTGTTGCCGTGGCGGCCGGCCATCTTGTCGCCCACCTGAAGCTTACGCTTCACAGCAACGTACACCTTGACCATCTTGATGACGCCCGGGGGAAGGTCGTCGCCTTCCACAGCCTTGGCACGCTTGGACTCGTACACACCCTTCACGAACTGCACCTGGCGCTCGTAGCTCTCCAGGATGTCTGCAATCTTGTCGTTTATGTCCTTGGACACGAACAGATTGGCCAACTTCTTCACGGGCAGGGTGTCGAAGATCTCGGCCTTGATGGGATGGTTGGCTTCAACCAGCACCTCGCCCTTCTTCTTGCCCAGAAGAGTCTGCCCGATGGACTTGCCCTGGGTGAACTCCCATATCTTGGCACGGGTCTGGCCCGTGATGCCGGAGATATGCTGGGTTTCCTTAACGTCGATCTTATGGAGTTCGGCGTCCTCGATCTGCTTGGTGCGCTCATCCCTGTCGCCGGAACGGCGGTTGAACACCCGCACGTCGATGACCGTGCCCTCGATGCCGGGCGGCACCTTGAGCGAGGTATTCTTCACGTCGCGGGCCTTGTCGCCGAAGATGGCGCGCAGGAGCTTTTCCTCGGGGGTGAGCTGGGTTTCGCCCTTGGGAGTGATCTTGCCCACCAGGATGTCTTCGGGCTTCACCTTGGCGCCGATGCGGATGATGCCGCACTCGTCGAGGTTCTTGAGCATCTCCTCGCCGACGTTGGGGATGTCCCGGGTGATCTCTTCTGGTCCGAGCTTGGTGTCGCGGGCCACCACCTCGAACTCCTCGATGTGCATGGAGGTGAAGACGTCTTCCTTCACCACGCGCTCGGAGATGAGGATGGAGTCCTCGAAGTTGTAGCCGCACCAGGGCATGAAGGCCACGAGCAGGTTCTTGCCCAGGGCCAGCTCGCCGTCCCGGATGCCCGGGCCGTCGGCCAGCACGTCGCCCTTCTTCACCTTCTGGTTCACCAGCACGCGGGGCTGCTGGCCGAAACAGGTGTTCTGGTTGGACTTGTGGTACTTCAGGAGTTCGTAGGCCTTGACCCCGCCGGTCTCGGGCGAGACGCCGTTGTCGTAGCGAACGATGACGCGCTCGGCATCGGCATAGTGCACAACGCCCTTCTCCTCGGCCAAAAGGCACGATCCGGAGTCCTGGGCCACTGCGCCTTCCATGCCCGTACCGACCAGGGGCTGGTCGCAACGGATGAGCGGCACGGCCTGGCGCTGCATGTTGGAGCCCATGAGCGCGCGGTTGGCGTCGTCGTGCTCCAGGAAGGGGATGAGCGCCGCGGAAACGGACACGATCTGGCCCGAGGACACGTCCATGAGCGTGACCTGCTCGACAGGCACGGACAGCTGGTCGCCGCGGATGCGCCCGGACACGAAGGGAGTCATGAAGTTGTTGTTGGCGTCCAGCGGGGTGCTGGCGGCAGCCACAACCTCGTCGATTTCCCTGGAGGCGTCCATGTAGACCACTTCGTCGGTGACGTGGCTTTCCTTGACCACCCGGTAGGGGGTCTCGATGAAGCCGAAGTCGTTCACCTTGGCGTAGGTGGTCAAGGACACGATGAGGCCGATGTTCGGGCCTTCAGGCGTCTCGATGGGGCAGATGCGGCCGTAGTGAGAGGTGTGCACGTCGCGCACCTCGAAGCCGGCACGCTCGCGGGTCAGACCGCCGGGACCAAGTGCCGACAGGCGGCGCTTGTGGGTGACCTCGGAGAGCGGGTTGGTCTGGTCCATGAACTGCGAGAGCTGGGAGGTTCCGAAGAACTCCTTGAGGACCGCGGCCACCGGCTTGGGGTTAATGAGGTCGTGGGGCATGAGCGTGGCCACTTCCTGCAGGCTCATGCGCTCCTTGATGGCGCGCTCCATGCGGACCAGGCCGATGCGGTACTGGTTTTCCACCAGCTCGCCCACGGGCCGCACGCGGCGGTTGCCCAAGTGGTCGATGTCGTCGGCGGGACCGTGGGAGTCCTTCAAGTAAAGCAGATGCTTCACCGCCTTCAGGATGTCCTCGTTGGAGAGGGTCCTGAAGTCCAGGGGCTCGCTCACGCGAAGGCGCGCATTCAACTTGTAGCGGCCCACCGGGGAGAGGTCGTAGTAGTCGGAGTTACGGAACAGGTTCTCGAAGAAGTTGGCCGCGATCTCCGGGGTCGGGGGAGAGCTGGGGCGCAGGCGGCGGTAAATCTCCACCTGAGCGGCGGTCTGGTCGAGAGTCTTGTCCAGCATCAGGGTGTCGCGAAGCGAACTGGAAACGTCCATGCCCATGGTGAACAAGGTGGGAATGGATGTGACGCCCTGCTCACGCAGACGCTCGATGAGGGCCGCGGTGAGTTCGTCGCCAGGTTCGGCGATGACCTCTCCGGTCTGGCTGTCGACATACTCCTGGGTGATGAAGAGACCTTCCATGGAAGCGGGGTCCACTTCGATCTTGTCGATGCCTGCCTCGAGCATGAGCCGCCACGCGCGCTTGGTGATGGGCTTTTCCACACCGACGATGAGCTTGCCGTCCGGCCCGGAAACGTCGCCCCAGGCCTTTTCCTTGCGGTAGAACTGGGGTTTGACCTCGCGGAAGACCTTGGAGCCATCGAGGAAGTAGGTCTCGACGTCGTAGAAATAGGTCAGGATATCGGTCTTGGACATCCCCATGGCCTTGAGCAGGATGGTGGCCGGCATCTTCCTGCGGCGGTCGATGCGGACGTAGAGGATGTCCTTGTGGTCGAAATCGAAATCGAGCCAGGAACCGCGCATGGGTATGACGCGGCAGGAATACAGCACCTTGCGCGAAGTATGGGTCTTGCCGGAATCATGCTCGAAGATGATGCCGGGTGAGCGCTGGAGCTGGTTGACGATAACCCGCTCGGTGCCGTTGATGATAAAGGTGCCCTTTTCGGTCATCAGAGGCACGGTGCCGAAATAGATCACCTGCTCCTTGATGTCGCGAATGGTGCGGTTCTCAGTCTCCTCGTCCACGTCGTAGACGACGAGGCGGACCTTGATGCGCAGCGGCGCCTCGAAGGTCAGTCCCTTGGAGATACACTCGGGCACGTCGTATTTTGGTTCACCGATCTCATAGTTGACGTACTCGAGACTGGCCGTCTTGTTGAAGTCCTCGATTGGGAAGACCGAACGAAACACGCCCTCGAGTCCAGCGTCGGCGCGGGAAGCGGGGGGAACGTCGCGCTGCAGGAACAATTCATAGGAATCGACCTGCAGGTTGAGAAGATGGGGGATGGTGACTGAATCGTCGACCTTGCCGAAACTCTTGATCAGCTGGGCCATTTTTCCCTCGAAGAGAAGTGGTGTTGATCCGCCAAGTAGAAGGCGGCCTTCACGTTAGATGCCTGGGCTTGCACCGGGCTGGCCTGTGCCGCACTGCCCTATATTTCAACCCGTTGAAATCATTAGAGATTTACGGGATAACATAAGAAAGCACAAAAGAGCGCACTCCCCCCTTGTGGGGGGTGCGCTCTTTTGGCGGAGTGAAAAAACCTTGCAACAATTTATTTAATTTCGCAAGTGGCTCCGGCTTCCTCAAGCTGCTTTTTCGCATCTTCGGCGTCAGCCTTGGAAACGGCCTCCTTGATGGCGGAGGGCAGGGCGTCAACCTTGTCCTTCGCTTCCTTGAGGCCAAGCCCGGTGAGGGCGCGCACCACTTTGATGACGTTGATCTTGTTGGCGCCGGAGCCGGTGAGGACGACGTCGAACTCGGTCTTCTCCTCAACCTCGGCAGCGGCATCGCCAGCGCCGGGCATGGCCATCATGGGCATGGCGGCCATGGGGGCGGCGGCGGACACGCCGAACTTCTCTTCCAGTTCCTTGATGAACTCGGAGAGCTCAAGC from Desulfovibrio sp. includes:
- the rpoC gene encoding DNA-directed RNA polymerase subunit beta', producing MSLDDLFSLRGTAATQLSSRTLKAIKISIASPEKIREWSFGEVKKPETINYRTFKPERDGLFCAKIFGPVKDYECNCGKYKRMKHRGIVCEKCGVEVIASKVRRERMGHIELAAPVAHIWFLKTLPSKIGTLLDMTMVDLEKVLYFDSYVVIDPKETNLTRLQVISEDQYLQIIDHYGEDAVTVGMGAESVRAFLEELNLPKLRAELREESLTTRSQTKKKKIIKRLKIVEAFLESGNKPEWMVMEVVPVIPPELRPLVPLDGGRFATSDLNDLYRRVINRNNRLKRLLELGAPDIIIRNEKRMLQEAVDALFDNGRRGRAITGTNGRPLKSLSDMIKGKQGRFRQNLLGKRVDYSGRSVIVVGPRLKLHQCGLPKKMALELFKPFIYAKLEERGLATTIKTAKKMVEREELVVWDILEDVVREYPIMLNRAPTLHRLGIQSFEPQLVEGKAIQLHPLVCAAYNADFDGDQMAVHVPLSVEAQIECRVLMMSTNNILSPANGNPIIVPSQDIVLGLYYLTVERSFQKGEGKIFANPMECITAHHAGVVHLHARVKVRMDGKLVDTSPGRIMVGELLPEGAPYELVNCVLNKKSIGRLVSEVYRLSGTKATVLLCDHLKDLGFEYATRAGVSIGVKDLTIPTTKASILAKSTAEVEEIEVQYAEGIITRTEKYNKVVDVWTKATNDVASEMMREISTDYLVDEKTGKKERNTSFNAIFMMTHSGSRGNPDQMRQLSGMRGLMAKPSGEIIETPITSNFREGLSVAQYFNSTHGARKGLADTALKTANSGYLTRRLVDVVQDVIITEIDCGTVDGLEIKHFEKSGEIKQRLAERALGRTNMFDVFDPDTYEVLIPANTIIDESWALKIEELGLPNLIIRSTLTCQSGHGVCAMCYGRDLARGHLVNVGETVGIIAAQSIGEPGTQLTMRTFHIGGTAAREIEKSSIPAQHVGRVVLHRIKLVKNQEGVSIVLGKSGQVSIVDEQGREREKYSLPSGARLAVTDGQLVKKDQILAEWDPFNEPFVTDVEGVVKFTDILEGKTYQEKVDDTTKRATQTIIEYRTTPYRPTITVVGEDGKAKIRPGTNSAAIFQLPVGAIIMIRDGEEVKAGDILARKPRESSKTKDIVGGLPRVAELFEVRKPKDLAVVSEIDGIVSFGPETKGKRKVIVTPETGDAKEYLVPRGKHITSQEGDFVEAGESLTEGNPELHDILKIKGEKVLARYLVEEIQDVYRFQGVNINDKHIEIIVRQMLKKVAITDSGDTNFLIGEQADKAKFMEENARVIREGLKPAVAEPLVLGITQASLTTDSFISAASFQETTKVLTEASLMGKEDHLRGLKENVIVGRLIPAGTGYRRYMEADIDVPDQPERPDKFLEDIEDNPVYMDQ
- the rpoB gene encoding DNA-directed RNA polymerase subunit beta, which translates into the protein MAQLIKSFGKVDDSVTIPHLLNLQVDSYELFLQRDVPPASRADAGLEGVFRSVFPIEDFNKTASLEYVNYEIGEPKYDVPECISKGLTFEAPLRIKVRLVVYDVDEETENRTIRDIKEQVIYFGTVPLMTEKGTFIINGTERVIVNQLQRSPGIIFEHDSGKTHTSRKVLYSCRVIPMRGSWLDFDFDHKDILYVRIDRRRKMPATILLKAMGMSKTDILTYFYDVETYFLDGSKVFREVKPQFYRKEKAWGDVSGPDGKLIVGVEKPITKRAWRLMLEAGIDKIEVDPASMEGLFITQEYVDSQTGEVIAEPGDELTAALIERLREQGVTSIPTLFTMGMDVSSSLRDTLMLDKTLDQTAAQVEIYRRLRPSSPPTPEIAANFFENLFRNSDYYDLSPVGRYKLNARLRVSEPLDFRTLSNEDILKAVKHLLYLKDSHGPADDIDHLGNRRVRPVGELVENQYRIGLVRMERAIKERMSLQEVATLMPHDLINPKPVAAVLKEFFGTSQLSQFMDQTNPLSEVTHKRRLSALGPGGLTRERAGFEVRDVHTSHYGRICPIETPEGPNIGLIVSLTTYAKVNDFGFIETPYRVVKESHVTDEVVYMDASREIDEVVAAASTPLDANNNFMTPFVSGRIRGDQLSVPVEQVTLMDVSSGQIVSVSAALIPFLEHDDANRALMGSNMQRQAVPLIRCDQPLVGTGMEGAVAQDSGSCLLAEEKGVVHYADAERVIVRYDNGVSPETGGVKAYELLKYHKSNQNTCFGQQPRVLVNQKVKKGDVLADGPGIRDGELALGKNLLVAFMPWCGYNFEDSILISERVVKEDVFTSMHIEEFEVVARDTKLGPEEITRDIPNVGEEMLKNLDECGIIRIGAKVKPEDILVGKITPKGETQLTPEEKLLRAIFGDKARDVKNTSLKVPPGIEGTVIDVRVFNRRSGDRDERTKQIEDAELHKIDVKETQHISGITGQTRAKIWEFTQGKSIGQTLLGKKKGEVLVEANHPIKAEIFDTLPVKKLANLFVSKDINDKIADILESYERQVQFVKGVYESKRAKAVEGDDLPPGVIKMVKVYVAVKRKLQVGDKMAGRHGNKGVVSCILPAEDMPFFEDGTPMDIVLNPLGVPSRMNIGQIMETHLGWAAKELGTSLCAMVDQGLHLKELRDQVKKTFESPLTDKLVDEMDDDEFVTEVKKLRQGIVCKTPVFDGASEEEIWGWLKKAGLPEDGKAVLYDGRTGERFQRTVTVGIMYMLKLHHLVDEKIHARSTGPYSLVTQQPLGGKAQFGGQRLGEMEVWALEAYGASYLLQEFLTVKSDDVGGRVKMYEKIVKGDNFLEAGLPESFNVLVKELMSLGLDVDLLQEEKKVKATTRR
- the rplL gene encoding 50S ribosomal protein L7/L12; translation: MSDITKEQVVDFIANMTVLELSEFIKELEEKFGVSAAAPMAAMPMMAMPGAGDAAAEVEEKTEFDVVLTGSGANKINVIKVVRALTGLGLKEAKDKVDALPSAIKEAVSKADAEDAKKQLEEAGATCEIK